From Aliarcobacter butzleri, the proteins below share one genomic window:
- the gmk gene encoding guanylate kinase, producing the protein MNDKKGAILIISGPSGCGKSTLLKEVYKNISDYYFSISTTTREPRVGEVNGVDYFFVSKEEFEEDIKNGNFLEYAKVHDNYYGTSLKPIINALNEGKLVIFDIDVQGHHLVRKKMNDSVTSVFITTPSLKVLEERLNNRNSDSLEVIEKRVKNAKKEIEFFDEYDYFIVNDNLESASNELVSIANIARAKAKLFDKEKIVSNWLN; encoded by the coding sequence ATGAATGATAAAAAAGGCGCAATTTTAATCATTTCAGGACCAAGCGGTTGTGGAAAATCTACTTTATTAAAAGAAGTTTATAAAAATATTTCTGATTACTATTTTTCAATTTCTACAACTACAAGGGAACCTAGAGTTGGTGAAGTAAATGGCGTTGATTATTTTTTTGTTTCTAAAGAAGAGTTTGAAGAAGATATAAAAAATGGTAATTTCTTAGAATATGCAAAAGTTCATGATAATTACTATGGAACATCTTTAAAACCAATAATTAATGCTTTAAATGAAGGTAAATTAGTAATTTTTGATATAGATGTTCAAGGACATCATTTAGTAAGAAAAAAAATGAATGATTCTGTAACTTCAGTTTTTATTACAACTCCGTCATTAAAAGTTTTAGAAGAAAGATTAAATAATAGAAATAGCGATAGTTTAGAAGTTATTGAAAAAAGAGTGAAAAACGCAAAAAAAGAGATTGAATTTTTTGATGAGTATGATTATTTTATAGTAAATGACAACTTAGAAAGTGCTTCAAATGAGCTAGTTTCTATCGCGAATATTGCAAGAGCTAAAGCCAAACTTTTTGATAAAGAAAAAATAGTATCAAACTGGCTTAATTAA
- a CDS encoding EAL domain-containing response regulator yields MINNISILKNMSILYVEDEKDLREVTHEILKSFTKNQYIAENGQEGLELFKKYEKNIDLIVTDINMPILNGLEMAKEIKNINPNIPIIITTAFSNKEYLLESIDIGIDKYVLKPIDIAKLLQAMSQSIIYYELKELFVDKLTNLPNRNRLKKDLNQTDDVLMAFFDIDGFLTLNDLFGEEIGDGILVELSYKLKEHFPANEYSVYKLDVDKFVVVAVNSGKSVEEFYKYTKSFISKIENQSFLVNENEIDINLTVGVSHANGALAYKYAQRTITYARTKLRKIMIYNDSFNIHQSFENNIKWLKQLKNGFKENKFQAYFQPIVDTQTKEIYKYEALIRYIDENGNEVGPYNFLDIAKKTKQYPNIIKVILKDALKLIKEKNKKVSINISYADISNKNTTKYIYDFLTAQSIEHTKLLSFEILESEEIVDFEEVSRFISEVKKFECIVGIDDFGAGYSNFHLLSKLKISFIKIDGSLIQNIHNSKDLEIIVRTISNIAKEFNVKTVAEFVANEEIYNKVKELNIDYSQGFYFDKPISYDCIK; encoded by the coding sequence ATGATAAATAATATTTCTATATTGAAAAATATGTCTATTTTATATGTTGAAGATGAAAAAGACTTACGAGAAGTTACTCACGAAATACTAAAATCTTTTACAAAGAACCAATATATTGCTGAAAATGGACAAGAAGGTCTAGAATTATTTAAAAAATACGAAAAAAATATTGATTTAATCGTTACAGATATCAATATGCCAATTCTAAATGGTTTAGAAATGGCAAAAGAGATAAAAAATATAAATCCTAATATCCCTATCATAATCACAACAGCATTTTCAAATAAAGAGTATTTGCTTGAAAGTATCGATATTGGAATTGATAAATATGTTCTAAAACCTATTGATATTGCAAAACTTCTACAAGCAATGTCTCAATCTATAATATATTATGAGTTAAAAGAGTTATTTGTAGATAAACTAACAAATCTTCCAAATAGAAATAGATTAAAAAAAGATTTAAATCAAACAGATGATGTACTAATGGCGTTTTTTGATATAGATGGTTTTTTAACATTAAATGATTTATTTGGAGAAGAGATTGGTGATGGAATTTTAGTTGAGTTATCTTACAAGTTAAAAGAACATTTCCCTGCGAATGAATACTCTGTTTATAAATTAGATGTTGATAAGTTCGTAGTTGTAGCAGTAAATAGTGGAAAAAGTGTAGAAGAATTTTATAAATATACAAAATCTTTTATTAGTAAAATAGAAAATCAATCATTTTTAGTAAATGAAAATGAGATTGATATCAATCTTACAGTTGGTGTTTCACATGCAAATGGAGCATTAGCATATAAATATGCTCAAAGAACAATAACTTATGCAAGAACAAAACTTAGAAAAATTATGATTTATAATGACTCATTTAATATTCATCAATCATTTGAAAATAATATAAAATGGTTAAAACAACTAAAAAATGGCTTTAAAGAAAATAAATTTCAAGCATATTTTCAACCAATTGTAGATACTCAAACAAAAGAGATTTATAAATACGAAGCGCTAATTAGATATATAGATGAAAATGGAAATGAAGTTGGTCCTTATAATTTCCTTGATATCGCAAAAAAGACAAAACAGTATCCAAATATCATAAAAGTTATTTTAAAAGATGCATTAAAATTAATAAAAGAAAAAAATAAAAAAGTATCTATAAATATCTCATATGCTGATATTTCAAATAAAAATACTACAAAATATATATATGATTTTTTAACAGCACAAAGTATTGAGCATACAAAACTTTTGAGTTTTGAAATTTTAGAATCAGAAGAAATCGTAGATTTTGAAGAAGTTTCAAGATTTATTTCAGAAGTTAAAAAATTTGAATGTATAGTTGGAATAGATGATTTTGGTGCTGGATATTCAAATTTTCATCTATTATCAAAACTAAAAATTAGTTTTATTAAAATCGATGGTTCATTAATCCAAAATATTCATAATTCTAAAGATTTAGAAATTATTGTAAGAACAATTTCAAATATTGCAAAAGAGTTCAATGTTAAAACAGTAGCTGAATTTGTAGCAAATGAAGAAATTTATAATAAAGTAAAAGAGTTAAATATAGATTATTCTCAAGGTTTTTACTTTGATAAACCTATAAGTTATGACTGTATCAAATAG